A genomic segment from Bradysia coprophila strain Holo2 chromosome III, BU_Bcop_v1, whole genome shotgun sequence encodes:
- the LOC119074869 gene encoding TAF5-like RNA polymerase II p300/CBP-associated factor-associated factor 65 kDa subunit 5L isoform X2, whose translation MADTAKHRNINNSANNGRKSKNEIIRSALGSYLKQRNYSNSEKFRKSDLALLQSNKQMEFGSMLDDDVSKVNSFLYSNVLCLNKDSNVVEQFAKFQQFVQSQPLPYKNELEVILRPLLCHLYIELLKGKDSSVALEFLKKFADGVIGPVESIANPLPNKINGSSLTQITFFNETDNENSTQQYFKELVQLMSQCLRIEDLDHMELTRNFRYSKYEIELSLQSLFALKHFLVKNGHVLLLHVLQTWFWFDVTDARDSDDDDICMVGERPENGTEDESCENESDGGCQSVMSIKIKEVSERLVKTENEDESEKVKKVLEADLMAKKRITHKLKHLRRTVLEMKTHEQPVRVFKVENGTSRLASATIDPAQCHLAGGFEDSTIQLFQLNRSTIGGRKPYMSITKRCCQWSLENSSEISSDDDDDDTDTKYKYCKPGTSKTEQRRKLAEQRSTENIFTESGCVALRGHNKGVTDLVFSKEHPLLFSASKDNTMRAWKATDYSCGAVYRGHNYPIWCVAESSVGMYLATGSKDLTARLWSTDREYPLQTYIGHTQDVDAVAFHPNGNYLATGSTDLTVRLWCVTSGKLFRVFTDCHLPVHCVSFSPDGKLLAAAGEESKIRIFDLAAGSQLCELKEHTTPVCDIVWSQFGNRLASTCSDGTVRVFNVNNKTVSSSINPSSSSSSSTASSSNNKLLYSYVSGCKRSVKVFFNSDGSVSCIGHS comes from the exons ATGGCTGATACAGCTAAACATCGAAACATAAACAATAGTGCGAATAATGGAAGgaaatcaaaaaatgaaataatcaGATCAGCATTGGGGTCATATCTGAAACAACGAAACTATTCG AATTCCGAAAAGTTTCGCAAATCCGATCTGGCATTACTACAAAGCAACAAGCAAATGGAATTTGGTTCTATGTTGGATGACGATGTGTCGAAAGTAAACTCATTTCTTTATTCGAATGTGCTATGTCTCAACAAGGACTCTAATGTCGTTGAACAATTTGCAAA ATTCCAGCAGTTTGTGCAATCGCAACCCTTACCATACAAGAACGAATTAGAAGTTATTTTACGTCCACTTCTTTGCCATTTGTACATTGAACTACTGAAGGGAAAAGACTCTTCAGTTGCATTggaatttctgaaaaagtttGCCGACGGTGTCATTGGACCAGTGGAGAGTATTGCGAATCCGCTGCCGAACAAAATCAACGGAAGTTCATTAActcaaataacattttttaacgaaacggaTAACGAGAATTCCACTCAGCAATACTTTAAGGAACTGGTTCAACTGATGTCACAATGTCTGCGCATCGAAGACCTGGATCATATGGAATTGACGCGAAATTTCCGATACTCTAAATACGAAATCGAACTGTCGTTGCAATCACTTTTcgcattaaaacattttctggtcAAAAATGGTCATGTGTTGCTACTGCATGTGTTACAGACATGGTTTTGGTTCGATGTCACCGATGCACGAGATTCCGACGACGATGATATTTGTATGGTAGGTGAACGACCGGAGAACGGAACTGAAGATGAAAGCTGTGAAAACGAATCGGACGGTGGTTGTCAGTCAGTAATGTCGATCAAAATAAAGGAAGTGTCTGAACGTTTagtgaaaacagaaaatgaagaCGAAAGCGAGAAAGTGAAAAAGGTTTTAGAAGCGGACTTGATGGCAAAGAAGCGAATAACTCATAAGTTAAAGCATCTGCGACGTACAGTATTAGAAATGAAAACGCACGAACAGCCGGTACGAGTATTTAAAGTGGAGAATGGAACAAGCAG GCTAGCGTCGGCAACAATCGATCCTGCACAATGCCATCTAGCTGGCGGCTTTGAAGATTCCACCATCCAATTGTTTCAACTAAATCGAAGTACAATCGGAGGACGTAAACCGTATATGTCCATCACAAAACGATGTTGCCAATGGAGTCTGGAGAATAGTTCCGAGATATCATCCGATGACGACGATGATGACACGGATactaaatataaatattgtaaGCCAGGCACTTCCAAAACAGAACAAAGGCGAAAATTGGCTGAACAACGAtctacagaaaatatttt CACCGAATCTGGATGCGTTGCTCTTCGGGGTCACAACAAAGGAGTTACGGATTTGGTTTTCTCAAAGGAGCATCCTCTTCTCTTCAGTGCTTCCAAAGACAATACAATGCGAGCGTGGAAAGCAACAGATTACAGTTGCGGAGCCGTGTACAG GGGCCATAACTATCCAATTTGGTGTGTTGCTGAAAGTTCAGTCGGTATGTATTTGGCGACTGGGTCGAAAGATCTTACGGCGAGATTATGGTCCACTGATCGTGAATATCCACTGCAGACGTACATTGGACACACACAAGATGTTGAT GCAGTCGCTTTTCATCCGAATGGAAATTACTTGGCCACCGGATCAACCGATTTGACGGTGCGATTATGGTGTGTGACTAGTGGCAAACTGTTTCGCGTATTTACTGATTGCCATCTACCCGTGCACTGTGTCAGTTTCAGTCCAGATGGTAAACTGTTAGCCGCTGCCG GTGAAGAATCGAAAATTCGGATATTTGATTTGGCTGCCGGATCTCAACTATGCGAACTAAAGGAACATACGACACCTGTGTGCGACATTGTTTGGAGCCAATTCGGAAATAGATTGGCGTCAACGTGTTCGGACGGTACCGTTCGAGTGTTCAATGTGAATAATAAGACTGTCTC CTCATCTATCAATCCGTCGTCATCCTCATCATCGTCAACAGCATCGTCGAGCAATAACAAATTATTGTACTCCTACGTATCCGGTTGCAAGCGATctgttaaagttttttttaattcggaTGGAAGTGTTTCGTGTATTGGACACTCGTGA
- the LOC119074869 gene encoding TAF5-like RNA polymerase II p300/CBP-associated factor-associated factor 65 kDa subunit 5L isoform X1, whose translation MADTAKHRNINNSANNGRKSKNEIIRSALGSYLKQRNYSNSEKFRKSDLALLQSNKQMEFGSMLDDDVSKVNSFLYSNVLCLNKDSNVVEQFAKFQQFVQSQPLPYKNELEVILRPLLCHLYIELLKGKDSSVALEFLKKFADGVIGPVESIANPLPNKINGSSLTQITFFNETDNENSTQQYFKELVQLMSQCLRIEDLDHMELTRNFRYSKYEIELSLQSLFALKHFLVKNGHVLLLHVLQTWFWFDVTDARDSDDDDICMVGERPENGTEDESCENESDGGCQSVMSIKIKEVSERLVKTENEDESEKVKKVLEADLMAKKRITHKLKHLRRTVLEMKTHEQPVRVFKVENGTSRLASATIDPAQCHLAGGFEDSTIQLFQLNRSTIGGRKPYMSITKRCCQWSLENSSEISSDDDDDDTDTKYKYCKPGTSKTEQRRKLAEQRSTENIFTESGCVALRGHNKGVTDLVFSKEHPLLFSASKDNTMRAWKATDYSCGAVYRGHNYPIWCVAESSVGMYLATGSKDLTARLWSTDREYPLQTYIGHTQDVDAVAFHPNGNYLATGSTDLTVRLWCVTSGKLFRVFTDCHLPVHCVSFSPDGKLLAAAGEESKIRIFDLAAGSQLCELKEHTTPVCDIVWSQFGNRLASTCSDGTVRVFNVNNKTVSSSSINPSSSSSSSTASSSNNKLLYSYVSGCKRSVKVFFNSDGSVSCIGHS comes from the exons ATGGCTGATACAGCTAAACATCGAAACATAAACAATAGTGCGAATAATGGAAGgaaatcaaaaaatgaaataatcaGATCAGCATTGGGGTCATATCTGAAACAACGAAACTATTCG AATTCCGAAAAGTTTCGCAAATCCGATCTGGCATTACTACAAAGCAACAAGCAAATGGAATTTGGTTCTATGTTGGATGACGATGTGTCGAAAGTAAACTCATTTCTTTATTCGAATGTGCTATGTCTCAACAAGGACTCTAATGTCGTTGAACAATTTGCAAA ATTCCAGCAGTTTGTGCAATCGCAACCCTTACCATACAAGAACGAATTAGAAGTTATTTTACGTCCACTTCTTTGCCATTTGTACATTGAACTACTGAAGGGAAAAGACTCTTCAGTTGCATTggaatttctgaaaaagtttGCCGACGGTGTCATTGGACCAGTGGAGAGTATTGCGAATCCGCTGCCGAACAAAATCAACGGAAGTTCATTAActcaaataacattttttaacgaaacggaTAACGAGAATTCCACTCAGCAATACTTTAAGGAACTGGTTCAACTGATGTCACAATGTCTGCGCATCGAAGACCTGGATCATATGGAATTGACGCGAAATTTCCGATACTCTAAATACGAAATCGAACTGTCGTTGCAATCACTTTTcgcattaaaacattttctggtcAAAAATGGTCATGTGTTGCTACTGCATGTGTTACAGACATGGTTTTGGTTCGATGTCACCGATGCACGAGATTCCGACGACGATGATATTTGTATGGTAGGTGAACGACCGGAGAACGGAACTGAAGATGAAAGCTGTGAAAACGAATCGGACGGTGGTTGTCAGTCAGTAATGTCGATCAAAATAAAGGAAGTGTCTGAACGTTTagtgaaaacagaaaatgaagaCGAAAGCGAGAAAGTGAAAAAGGTTTTAGAAGCGGACTTGATGGCAAAGAAGCGAATAACTCATAAGTTAAAGCATCTGCGACGTACAGTATTAGAAATGAAAACGCACGAACAGCCGGTACGAGTATTTAAAGTGGAGAATGGAACAAGCAG GCTAGCGTCGGCAACAATCGATCCTGCACAATGCCATCTAGCTGGCGGCTTTGAAGATTCCACCATCCAATTGTTTCAACTAAATCGAAGTACAATCGGAGGACGTAAACCGTATATGTCCATCACAAAACGATGTTGCCAATGGAGTCTGGAGAATAGTTCCGAGATATCATCCGATGACGACGATGATGACACGGATactaaatataaatattgtaaGCCAGGCACTTCCAAAACAGAACAAAGGCGAAAATTGGCTGAACAACGAtctacagaaaatatttt CACCGAATCTGGATGCGTTGCTCTTCGGGGTCACAACAAAGGAGTTACGGATTTGGTTTTCTCAAAGGAGCATCCTCTTCTCTTCAGTGCTTCCAAAGACAATACAATGCGAGCGTGGAAAGCAACAGATTACAGTTGCGGAGCCGTGTACAG GGGCCATAACTATCCAATTTGGTGTGTTGCTGAAAGTTCAGTCGGTATGTATTTGGCGACTGGGTCGAAAGATCTTACGGCGAGATTATGGTCCACTGATCGTGAATATCCACTGCAGACGTACATTGGACACACACAAGATGTTGAT GCAGTCGCTTTTCATCCGAATGGAAATTACTTGGCCACCGGATCAACCGATTTGACGGTGCGATTATGGTGTGTGACTAGTGGCAAACTGTTTCGCGTATTTACTGATTGCCATCTACCCGTGCACTGTGTCAGTTTCAGTCCAGATGGTAAACTGTTAGCCGCTGCCG GTGAAGAATCGAAAATTCGGATATTTGATTTGGCTGCCGGATCTCAACTATGCGAACTAAAGGAACATACGACACCTGTGTGCGACATTGTTTGGAGCCAATTCGGAAATAGATTGGCGTCAACGTGTTCGGACGGTACCGTTCGAGTGTTCAATGTGAATAATAAGACTGTCTC CAGCTCATCTATCAATCCGTCGTCATCCTCATCATCGTCAACAGCATCGTCGAGCAATAACAAATTATTGTACTCCTACGTATCCGGTTGCAAGCGATctgttaaagttttttttaattcggaTGGAAGTGTTTCGTGTATTGGACACTCGTGA